One window of the Chitinophaga niabensis genome contains the following:
- a CDS encoding FtsL-like putative cell division protein, with translation MLQEEEKHMNEEAGAEALPQEPKREWRLRINYQLITQNLPFLLFLAVLALVYIANSHLAEKKVRRINKLSKEIKELKWEYLSVKSELMFRSKLSEVSKAVEPLGLKELNAPPQRIEVKTEKAEQQ, from the coding sequence GTGTTGCAGGAAGAAGAAAAGCATATGAATGAAGAAGCGGGTGCGGAAGCACTTCCACAGGAGCCAAAAAGAGAATGGCGCCTGCGGATCAACTACCAGCTCATCACGCAAAACCTTCCCTTCCTCCTTTTCCTGGCAGTATTGGCACTGGTGTATATCGCCAACAGCCATCTGGCAGAAAAAAAGGTCCGCCGCATCAACAAGCTCAGCAAAGAGATAAAAGAACTGAAATGGGAATATCTGAGCGTAAAAAGCGAACTGATGTTCCGGAGCAAATTAAGTGAAGTAAGCAAAGCCGTGGAACCGCTGGGATTGAAAGAACTGAATGCACCACCGCAACGCATTGAAGTGAAAACGGAAAAAGCGGAACAACAATAA
- the rsmH gene encoding 16S rRNA (cytosine(1402)-N(4))-methyltransferase RsmH has translation MEPSQYHLPVLLHEVVEHLQIKPNGTYVDVTFGGGGHSRAILEKLGPQGRLIVFDQDEDAYRNRIIDDRVTFVRENFRHLHRFMKLHKALDADGLLADLGVSSHQFDTGARGFSTRFDGNLDMRMDTRNAKTAADILHTYSEQRLLQIFQDYGEVTNSKTLAKTIVQLRKAHPLRTITEFKSLIQPIVKGNPAKYLAQVFQALRIEVNDELGALKDLLTQSQQVLKPGGILAVITFHSLEDRLVKNYMKTGSFEATDDNPYAFETPPKLFKPVTKKPVTASETELKANPRSRSAKLRIAEKV, from the coding sequence ATGGAACCATCACAGTATCACCTGCCCGTTCTGCTTCATGAAGTAGTGGAGCATTTACAGATCAAACCCAATGGCACTTACGTGGATGTCACTTTTGGCGGCGGCGGGCACTCCAGGGCTATCCTGGAAAAACTCGGGCCCCAGGGAAGACTGATTGTGTTTGATCAGGACGAGGATGCTTACCGTAACCGGATCATCGATGACAGGGTCACTTTTGTCCGCGAAAACTTCCGTCACCTCCACCGCTTCATGAAACTGCATAAAGCTTTGGATGCGGATGGATTACTGGCAGACCTGGGTGTTTCCTCTCATCAGTTTGATACAGGTGCCAGGGGATTTTCCACCCGTTTTGACGGAAACCTGGATATGCGGATGGATACCCGTAATGCAAAAACGGCTGCGGACATTCTGCATACCTACTCTGAACAACGGCTCCTGCAGATCTTCCAGGATTACGGAGAAGTAACCAACTCCAAAACCCTGGCAAAAACGATTGTACAGTTGCGGAAAGCGCATCCGTTACGCACCATTACTGAATTCAAATCTCTCATACAGCCTATCGTGAAAGGCAATCCTGCAAAATACCTGGCCCAGGTCTTCCAGGCCCTGCGGATAGAAGTGAATGATGAGCTGGGTGCATTGAAAGATCTGCTCACACAATCACAACAGGTATTGAAGCCGGGAGGTATACTGGCAGTGATCACCTTCCATTCCCTGGAGGACCGGTTGGTGAAGAATTATATGAAAACCGGAAGTTTTGAAGCCACGGACGATAACCCCTACGCTTTTGAAACACCGCCAAAGCTGTTCAAACCGGTCACAAAAAAACCGGTAACAGCCAGTGAAACAGAATTGAAGGCAAATCCGCGGAGCAGAAGCGCCAAGTTAAGGATCGCAGAAAAAGTATAA
- the mraZ gene encoding division/cell wall cluster transcriptional repressor MraZ: MTGFLGEYEATLDAKGRFLLPAGFKRQIAESAGNQFVLNRGFEKCLTLYPMNEWQPIQERIGKLNDFDPKVREFRRYFLNGATILELDSAGRLNIPKNLMVHAGLDKDIVLTAANNKIEIWDKTKYQEFFDNFSPEAFSSLAQQVMTGEGQNLGL; this comes from the coding sequence ATGACAGGATTTTTAGGTGAATATGAAGCAACGCTGGACGCGAAAGGGCGTTTTCTGCTCCCTGCCGGATTTAAACGGCAGATAGCAGAAAGTGCAGGGAACCAGTTTGTGCTGAACCGTGGCTTTGAAAAGTGCCTGACTTTGTACCCCATGAATGAATGGCAGCCTATACAGGAGAGGATTGGCAAGTTGAATGATTTTGATCCGAAAGTTAGGGAATTCCGCCGCTATTTTCTCAACGGGGCCACCATTCTGGAGCTGGATAGTGCAGGCCGGCTGAACATCCCAAAGAACCTGATGGTTCATGCGGGGCTGGATAAGGACATTGTGCTGACGGCTGCCAACAACAAGATTGAGATCTGGGACAAAACGAAATACCAGGAGTTCTTTGATAATTTTTCACCGGAGGCCTTTAGCAGCTTAGCGCAACAGGTAATGACCGGAGAGGGACAAAATTTGGGATTGTAA